In Mytilus edulis chromosome 6, xbMytEdul2.2, whole genome shotgun sequence, the following proteins share a genomic window:
- the LOC139526310 gene encoding uncharacterized protein, with translation MATERALNCGPCDYKHETNSAVKWCVDCTEALCSTCFGVHKSLKVLRNHNVIGIEDKDTLQGIILDLPETQICEKHDKTSEYFCPLHDDIVCIKCIQTSHIHCDGWLPISEAADGVKSSVAKETITQDLEDVIKNVEDLIESHEQERISNQNVWKNLKDEASEVVQRVVQRVKDIETEFINTIEVQQNNISSKIGSRTIKFKDKLQSIKGLRNSLIGIEGYASDTQIFLSIRKIATELSEHTKEVKSVSEEPISILKELKFTPPVQSFLTGGTVLCHVQNDSKSIAFQSTNVQKVQTHVAASVPKLTIDKIKLKMKIWSAVILPNKQLYFKWSKGNNFGIYTSAGKLVRYLTVENKLSCNYMAIVDKERLAFSDGTSSVVNIFNFLTQKPEKEITFSENCYGLSCDGMNLYAVGESAIFDVDLTDDLLRILSVPVNVKSVVFLSANGDKLFYADNKQDIVYCCNRKGENIWSFTNQIMLRQSRKSFTCL, from the coding sequence ATGGCCACTGAACGAGCGTTAAATTGCGGTCCATGTGACTACAAACATGAAACAAATTCAGCAGTAAAATGGTGTGTAGATTGTACAGAGGCTTTGTGTTCGACATGCTTTGGTGTACATAAAAGTTTGAAGGTGTTACGAAATCACAATGTTATTGGTATAGAAGACAAGGATACCCTGCAAGGAATTATTTTGGATTTACCGGAAACACAAATATGCGAAAAGCATGACAAAACGTCTGAATATTTTTGCCCTTTACATGACGACATAGTTTGTATTAAATGTATCCAGACCAGCCATATTCATTGTGATGGATGGTTGCCAATTTCAGAAGCAGCAGACGGGGTGAAATCATCTGTAGCAAAAGAGACCATAACTCAAGATCTCGAGGACGTGATTAAAAACGTTGAAGATTTGATTGAAAGTCATGAACAAGAAAGGATATCAAATCAAAACGTATGGAAAAATTTAAAAGACGAGGCATCAGAAGTTGTTCAGAGAGTTGTTCAAAGAGTAAAAGACATTGAAACAGAATTTATCAATACTATTGAAGTTCAACAGAACAATATTTCTAGCAAAATAGGCAGTCGGACAATAAAATTTAAGGATAAATTGCAAAGCATAAAAGGTTTGAGAAACAGTCTGATTGGTATCGAAGGTTATGCATCAGATACTCAAATATTTTTGAGCATCCGCAAAATTGCTACAGAATTGAGTGAGCATACTAAAGAAGTGAAATCTGTTTCCGAAGAGCCAATATCTATTCTGAAGGAACTCAAGTTTACTCCCCCAGTCCAGTCCTTTCTAACGGGAGGTACAGTGCTATGCCATGTGCAAAATGATTCAAAGAGTATAGCATTTCAATCAACAAATGTGCAGAAGGTACAGACTCATGTTGCTGCCTCGGTCCCCAAAttaacaatagacaaaataaaattgaaaatgaaaatttggAGCGCGGTTATCTTGCCAAATaaacagttatattttaaatggaGTAAAGGTAACAATTTTGGCATATACACGTCAGCCGGAAAACTTGTCAGATATTTGACTGTAGAGAACAAACTTTCGTGTAACTATATGGCAATTGTGGACAAGGAACGACTGGCGTTTTCCGATGGAACAAGCAGTGTGGTTAATATTTTCAATTTCCTTACACAAAAACCTGAAAAAGAGATCACATTTAGTGAGAATTGTTACGGTTTGTCATGTGACGGCATGAACCTGTACGCAGTTGGTGAAAGCGCTATTTTTGATGTTGATTTGACCGACGATCTTTTACGTATACTATCAGTACCTGTGAATGTGAAGAGTGTTGTTTTTCTCTCTGCCAATGGGGACAAACTTTTCTATGCTGACAACAAGCAAGACATAGTTTACTGTTGCAACAGGAAGGGAGAGAACATTTGGTCTTTTACAAATCAAATCATGTTACGACAAAGTAGAAAATCGTTTACTTGTTTGTAA